Part of the Astatotilapia calliptera mitochondrion, complete genome genome is shown below.
AAACAAACTGGGATTAGATACCCCACTATGCCCAGCCCTAAACCTTGATAGCCCCCTACACCCACTATCCGCCCGGGTACTACGAGCACTAGCTTAAAACCCAAAGGACTTGGCGGTGCTTTAGATCCACCTAGAGGAGCCTGTTCTAGAACCGATAACCCCCGTTAAACCTCACCCCCTCTTGTTCTTCCCGTCTATATACCGCCGTCGTCAGCTTACCCTATGAAGGAACCACAGTAAGCAAAACTAGTACAACTCAAAACGCCAGGTCGAGGTGTAGCATATGAGGGGGGAAGAAATGGGCTACATTCCCTGCCACAGGGAATACGAACAATGTAATGAAATATACATTAGAAGGAGGATTTAGCAGTAAGCAGAAAATAGAGCGTTCCGCTGAAATTGGCCCTGAAGCGCGCACACACCGCCCGTCACTCTCCCCAAGCCAACAACATCCTATAAATAATACATTTTACCGGTAAAGGGGAGGCAAGTCGTAACATGGTAAGTGTACCGGAAGGTGTACTTGGAGAAATCAGAGTGTAGCTAAGCCAGAAAAGCATCTCCCTTACACTGAGAAGTCGCCCGTGCAAATCGAGCCACCCTGACGCCCAACAGCTAGCCCCTCCATCAACCCCAAATTAACCCTATCTATACCCCCAAATATACCACTCTTTCAACAACAAACCATTTTTCCACCTAAGTACGGGCGACGAAAAAGGACCTAGGAGCAATAGAGAAAGTACCGCAAGGGAACGCTGAAAGAGAAATGAAACAACCCAGTAAAGCACTAAAAAGCAGAGATCACTCCTCGTACCTTTTGCATCATGATTTAGCTAGAAAACCTCAAGCAAAAAGCATTATAGTTTGATACCCCGAAACTAAGCGAGCTACTCCAAGGCAGTCTAATTTATAGGACCCCCCCGTCTCTGTGGCAAAAGAGTGGGAAGAACTTCGAGTAGAGGTGACAAACCTACCGAGCCTAGTTATAGCTGGTTGCCTGAAAACTGAATAAAAGTTCAGCCCTTTAAATTCTCCATTCCCATTGGCCTAAGGCCTTCACACCGAGCAAAGAAGTTAAAGGAGTTAGTCAAAGGGGGTACAGCCCCTTTGAAACAAGATACAACTTTCCAAGGAGGGTAAAAATCACAACGAACTAAAAGGTTAAATGCCCTAGTGGGCCTAAAAGCAGCCACCTATCCAGAAAGCGTTAAAGCTCGAGCATCACCTAACCAGCCTTCTAATAAAGACAATACAATTTCACCCCCCTAAAACCTACCAGGCCGTTCCATAAAACTATGGAAGCGTTTATGCTAACATGAGTAATAAGAGGACCCCCCTCTCCCCGCACAAGTGTAACTCGGAACGAACCCTTCACCGACCATTAACGGCCCCAAAACAAAGAGGGCCCTAGGCAAAAAACAAACAACTAGAAAAACCCCTAGTTCCTCACCGTTAACCCCACACTGGTGTGCAAACCAGGAAAGACTAAAAGAAAAAGAAGGAACTCGGCAAACACAAGCCTCGCCTGTTTACCAAAAACATCGCCTCTTGAACCCCTAAGTATAAGAGGTCCCGCCTGCCCTGTGACTATAAGTTTAACGGCCGCGGTATTTTGACCGTGCAAAGGTAGCGCAATCACTTGTCTTTTAAATGAAGACCTGTATGAATGGCATAACGAGGGCTTAACTGTCTCCTTTCTCCAGTCAATGAAATTGATCTCCCCGTGCAGAAGCGGGGATATTAACATAAGACGAGAAGACCCTATGGAGCTTTAGACACCAGAACAGACCATGTTAAACACCCCTCAAATAAAGGACAAAACTCATTGGCCCCTGTTCTAATGTCTTTGGTTGGGGCGACCGCGGGGAAACAACAAACCCCCATGTGGACCGGGAGCACACTACCCCCACAACCCAGAGTCACGACTCCAAGTAACAGAACTTCTGACCAACAAGATCCGGCACATAACCGATCAACGGACCGAGTTACCCTAGGGATAACAGCGCAATCCTCTTCTAGAGCCCATATCGACAAGAGGGTTTACGACCTCGATGTTGGATCAGGACATCCTAATGGTGCAGCCGCTATTAAGGGTTCGTTTGTTCAACGATTAAAGTCCTACGTGATCTGAGTTCAGACCGGAGTAATCCAGGTCAGTTTCTATCTATGCCACGATCTTTTCTAGTACGAAAGGACCGAAAAGAAGGGGCCCCTGTTCTCAATATGCCTCCCCCTCATCTATTGAAATCAACTAAAATAGATAATAGGGCGTACCCCCTAGCCATAGAAAATGGCTTGTTAAAGTGGCAGAGCCCGGACATTGCAAAAGACCTAAGCCCTTTCCACGGAGGTTCAAGTCCTCCCTTTAACTATGCTCTCAACACTAGTTTCATCCATCCTTAACCCCTTAATTCTTATCGTGTTTGTCCTTCTAGCCGTTGCACTCCTCACGCTTGTCGAACGAAAAGTCCTCGGCTACATACAATTACGAAAGGGCCCAAACATTGTAGGCCCCTACGGCCTCCTCCAACCAATTGCAGACGGACTTAAACTCTTTATAAAAGAACCCGTTCGACCCTCCACCTCCTCCCCCATCCTCTTTCTCTTTACCCCTATACTAGCCCTCACCCTGGCCCTCACCCTTTGAACTCCAATGCCCCTTCCCTTCCCAATAGCAGATCTCAACCTTGGCATCCTCTTTATCCTTGCCCTCTCCAGTCTAGCAGTTTATTCTATCCTAGGCTCAGGATGGGCCTCCAATTCAAAATACGCCTTAATTGGGGCCCTTCGAGCCGTAGCACAAACTATTTCCTATGAAGTTAGCCTAGGACTAATCCTTCTTAATGCTATTATTTTTACTGGAGGCTTCACCCTACAAACATTTAGCACCGCCCAAGAAAGTGTCTGATTAATCCTCCCCGCCTGGCCCCTAGCCGCTATATGATACATTTCCACACTTGCAGAAACAAACCGGGCCCCTTTTGACCTCACAGAAGGTGAGTCCGAACTCGTCTCCGGCTTTAACGTAGAATACGCAGGAGGACCTTTTGCCCTTTTTTTCCTCGCTGAATACGCCAACATTCTCCTAATAAATACACTCTCTGCAACTTTATTCCTAGGCGCCTCTGTCTTTCACACCACCCCTGAAATTACAACAACAAATCTTATAATCAAAGCAGCTCTCCTATCCGTCCTCTTCCTATGAGTTCGTGCCTCCTACCCACGATTTCGTTATGACCAACTCATGCACCTAATTTGAAAAAACTTCCTACCACTAACCCTTGCCCTGGTAATTTGACACCTCTCCCTTCCAATTGCACTAACAGGCCTACCCCCACAACTATAGCCCGGAGCTGTACCTAAAATAAAGGACCACTTTGATAGAGTGAATCATGAGGGTTAAAGTCCCTCCAACTCCTTAGAAAGAAGGGACTTGAACCCTACCTGAAGAGATCAAAACTCTTAGTGCTTCCTCTACACCACTTCCTAGTAAAGTCAGCTAAATAAGCTTTTGGGCCCATACCCCAAACATGTTGGTTAAACTCCTTCCTTCACTAATGAATCCTTACATCTTAGCCATTCTTCTCTTTGGCTTAGGCCTTGGCACAACAATTACATTTGCTAGCACCCACTGACTTCTCGCCTGAATAGGCCTTGAAATAAATACACTAGCCATTATTCCCCTAATAGCCCAACATCACCACCCACGCGCAGTCGAAGCTACAACCAAATATTTTTTGACTCAAGCCACTGCTGCAGCTACCCTTCTATTTGCAAGTGTAACTAACGCCTGACTAACAGGCCAGTGAGAAATTCAACAAATTACGCACCCCCTCCCAAGTACCATAATTACTCTTGCACTTGCTCTCAAAATTGGTCTAGCCCCTCTTCATGCTTGACTCCCCGAAGTCCTACAAGGCCTAGACCTCACCACAGGCCTAATTCTTTCAACCTGACAAAAACTTGCCCCCTTCGCCCTAATTCTTCAACTCCAACCTTCAAGCTCAACACTCCTCATCATCTTAGGTCTTACATCCACACTTATTGGGGGCTGAGGCGGATTAAACCAAACACAACTCCGCAAGATTCTTGCATATTCATCAATCGCCCACTTAGGCTGAATAATTCTTGTCCTACAATTCTCCCCCTCTATCACCCTCCTCACCCTTCTAACCTATTTCATTATAACATTCTCAACATTTCTTGTATTTAAACTCAACGAAGCTACAAACATCAACACCCTTGCCACATCCTGAGCAAAAGCCCCCGCCCTGACAGCTCTCATACCCCTCATTCTACTTTCCCTAGGAGGCCTCCCCCCTCTTACAGGCTTCATGCCAAAATGACTAATCCTTCAAGAGCTAACCAAACAAGGGCTTGCTCCAACCGCAACCCTAGCTGCCCTTTCAGCCCTACTTAGCCTGTATTTTTACCTACGCCTCTCTTACGCAATAACCCTTACTATTTCCCCTAACAACCTCACAGGTTCAACCCCCTGACGCTTACCTTCCACTCAACTAACCTACCCCCTCGCCACTTCAACCGCAATAACAATTTGCCTCCTTCCTCTCACCCCTGCCATCTCCGCCTTATTAACCTCCTAAGGGGCTTAGGATAGCACCCAGACCAAGGGCCTTCAAAGCCCTAAGCGGGAGTGAAAATCTCCCAGCCCCTGCTAAAACTTGCAGGATACTAACCCACATCTTCTGTATGCAAAACAGACACTTTAATTAAGCTAAAGCCTTGCTAGACAGGAAGGCCTCGATCCTACAAACTCTTAGTTAACAGCTAAGCGCTTAAACCAACAAGCATCTGTCTAACCTTTCCCCCGCCCGCCTCTAAAAGGGCGGGGGAAAGCCCCGGCAGGGTTCTAACCTGCTGCTTCGGATTTGCAATCTGATATGTGTAACACCTCGAGGCTTGATAAGAAGAGGAATTAAACCTCTGTTCGTGGGGCTACAATCCACCGCTAAACACTCAGCCATCTTACCTGTGGCAATCACTCGTTGATTCTTCTCAACTAATCACAAAGATATCGGCACCCTCTATCTAGTATTTGGTGCTTGGGCCGGAATAGTAGGAACTGCACTTAGCCTCCTAATTCGGGCAGAACTAAGTCAGCCTGGCGCTCTCCTCGGAGATGACCAGATTTATAATGTAATTGTTACAGCACATGCTTTTGTAATAATTTTCTTTATAGTAATACCAATTATGATTGGAGGCTTTGGAAACTGACTAGTGCCTCTTATGATTGGTGCGCCCGACATAGCTTTCCCTCGAATAAATAATATAAGCTTCTGACTCCTCCCCCCTTCATTCCTTCTCCTCCTTGCCTCTTCCGGAGTCGAAGCAGGGGCTGGCACAGGATGAACTGTTTATCCCCCACTCTCAGGCAATCTCGCCCACGCAGGGCCTTCTGTCGATTTAACCATCTTCTCCCTCCATTTGGCCGGGGTATCATCTATTCTTGGCGCAATTAATTTTATTACAACAATTATTAACATAAAACCCCCTGCCATCTCTCAGTACCAAACACCTTTGTTTGTGTGGTCCGTCCTAATTACCGCAGTATTGCTTTTACTATCCCTACCCGTGCTTGCTGCCGGCATCACAATACTTCTCACAGACCGAAACCTTAATACAACCTTCTTTGACCCTGCTGGAGGAGGGGACCCTATCCTTTATCAACATTTGTTCTGATTCTTTGGCCATCCTGAAGTCTATATCCTTATCCTTCCTGGCTTTGGTATAATCTCCCACATTGTTGCGTACTACGCGGGTAAAAAAGAACCCTTCGGATATATGGGAATGGTCTGAGCCATAATGGCCATTGGCCTCCTAGGGTTTATTGTCTGAGCACACCACATGTTTACTGTAGGAATGGACGTAGACACACGAGCTTACTTTACTTCCGCCACAATAATTATTGCTATCCCAACCGGGGTCAAAGTTTTCAGCTGACTGGCCACTCTGCACGGCGGCTCAATTAAGTGAGAAACTCCACTCTTATGAGCACTCGGCTTCATTTTCCTCTTTACTGTCGGGGGACTAACCGGAATTGTCCTGGCCAACTCTTCTCTAGATATTATGCTTCACGACACATATTACGTCGTTGCCCACTTCCACTATGTTCTCTCGATAGGGGCCGTATTTGCCATCGTTGCCGGCTTCGTCCACTGATTCCCCTTATTCTCAGGGTACACGCTCCACGACACCTGAACCAAAATCCACTTCGGGGTAATGTTTGTTGGTGTTAATATAACTTTCTTCCCACAACATTTCCTGGGACTGGCAGGAATACCTCGCCGATACTCCGACTATCCCGACGCCTACACCCTTTGAAATACAATTTCTTCCATCGGCTCTATAATTTCCCTAATCGCAGTAATCATATTTTTATTTATTATTTGAGAAGCATTCGCCGCTAAACGAGAAGTTGCATCAGTGGAACTCACAGCAACAAACGTAGAATGACTTCACGGTTGCCCTCCTCCTTACCACACCTTCGAAGAACCTGCCTTCGTCCAAGTTCAAACTTGATCAAACTATGAAAAATCTGCTTCCGCCCCCTCAAACCCCTAGTAACGAGAAAGGGAGGAATTGAACCCCCATAAACTGGTTTCAAGCCAGCCACATAACCACTCTGTCACTTTCTTCATAAGACACTAGTAAAACTGACCATTACATTGCCTTGTCAAGGCAAAATTGCGGGTTTAAGCCCCGCGTGTCTTACAATGGCACATCCCTCCCAACTAGGTTTTCAAGATGCAGCTTCACCTGTGATAGAAGAACTTCTTCACTTCCACGACCATGCCTTAATAATTGTTTTTCTAATTAGCACATTCGTGCTTTATATTATTGTGGCTATAGTAACAACCAAGCTAACTAATAAATTTATCCTAGACTCCCAAGAAATCGAAATCATTTGAACCCTGCTCCCAGCTATTATTCTGATTCTCATTGCCCTCCCCTCCCTACGCATTCTTTATCTTATAGATGAAATTAACGACCCTCATCTTACAATTAAAGCAATAGGTCACCAGTGATACTGAAGTTACGAGTACACTGACTATGAAGACCTCGGCTTTGACTCATACATAATCCCCACACAAGACTTAGCCCCGGGCCAATTCCGTCTTCTAGAAGCAGACCATCGAATAGTAGTACCAGTTGAATCCCCCATCCGGATCCTAATTTCTGCCGAAGATGTGCTTCACTCCTGAGCCGTCCCAAGTCTGGGGGTAAAAATAGACGCCGTCCCAGGACGCTTAAACCAAACAGCATTTATTGCCTCCCACCCCGGGATCTTTTATGGCCAATGCTCTGAAATTTGCGGCGCAAACCACAGCTTTATGCCTATTGTGGTAGAAGCAGTACCACTAGAACACTTTGAAAACTGATCCTCCTTAATACTTGAAGACACTTCGCTAAGAAGCTAAATAGGGAATAGCGTTAGCCTTTTAAGCTAAAGACTGGTGACCCCCGCCCACCCCTAGCGAAATGCCACAACTTAACCCCGCACCTTGATTCGCTATTCTAGTCTTCTCCTGATTAGTTTTCCTAACAGTAATTCCCCCAAAAGTTCTAGCACACACCTTCCCAAACGACCCAACACTCCAAAGCACAGAGAAACCCAAAACAGAACCCTGAAGTTGACCATGATACTAAGCTTTTTTGACCAATTTATGAGCCCCACATACCTGGGAATCCCCCTCATTGCCCTTGCCCTCAGTTTACCCTGAATCCTCTACCCCAAGCCTACCCCCCGCTGACTAAACAACCGCCTCATTACGCTCCAAGGATGGTTTATTAACCGCTTTACCCAACAAATTTTTCAACCTCTAAGTTTAGGGGGCCATAAATGAGCAGCCCTTCTCGCCTCCCTTATACTTTTCCTCATTACCTTAAACATACTTGGTCTCCTACCCTACACCTTTACCCCTACAACACAACTCTCCCTCAACATGGCCTTCGCCGTTCCCCTCTGACTTGCAACAGTCATTATTGGCATGCGAAATCAGCCCACCCATGCCCTAGGCCACCTGTTACCAGAAGGTACCCCCACCCTCTTAATCCCTGTCCTAATTATCATCGAAACAATTAGCCTATTTATTCGCCCCCTCGCACTTGGCGTACGATTAACCGCAAACCTTACAGCCGGTCACCTTTTAATTCAACTCATTGCCACCGCCGCCTTCGTCCTCCTCCCCTTAATACCCACAGTAGCCATTCTGACCGCAGTACTACTATTCCTCCTGACCCTTCTAGAAGTTGCAGTGGCCATAATTCAAGCCTATGTCTTTGTCCTTCTCTTAAGCCTCTACCTACAAGAAAACGTCTAATGGCCCATCAAGTACACGCATATCACATAGTTGACCCCAGCCCATGACCCCTAACAGGCGCAGTAGGCGCCCTTCTACTAACCTCCGGTTTAGCAATCTGAATGCACTTCCATAATATAACCTTATTAACACTAGGTCTCATCCTTCTTCTTCTAACTATATATCAATGATGACGGGATATTGTCCGAGAAGGAACATTCCAAGGGCACCACACCCCTCCTGTCCAAAAAGGCCTCCGATACGGAATAATCCTCTTTATTACCTCAGAAGTATTCTTCTTCCTAGGTTTCTTCTGAGCCTTTTATCACGCCAGCCTCGCCCCAACCCCAGAACTAGGAGGCTGCTGACCCCCTACAGGAATTACCCCTCTAGACCCCTTCGAAGTCCCCCTGCTCAATACAGCCGTCCTACTAGCCTCAGGAGTCACAGTCACCTGGGCACACCACAGCATCATAGAAGGACATCGAAAAGAAGCAATCCAATCCCTCACTTTAACTATCCTTCTAGGCTTCTACTTTACCTTCCTTCAAGCAATAGAATACTACGAAGCCCCCTTCACTATTGCAGACGGAGTTTATGGTTCCACCTTCTTCGTAGCAACCGGCTTCCACGGACTCCACGTAATCATTGGCTCCACCTTCCTAGCCATCTGTCTTCTACGACAAGTCCTATACCATTTCACCTCCGAACACCACTTTGGTTTCGAAGCAGCCGCCTGATACTGACACTTTGTAGACGTTGTTTGACTATTCCTTTACATCTCAATTTACTGATGAGGCTCATATCTTTCTAGTATTAAAGCTAGTACCTGTGACTTCCAATCACCTAGTCTTGGTTAAACCCCAAGGAAAGATAATGAATTTAATCACAACAATGCTCATTATTTCTATTACCCTCTCCACTATCCTCGCTATTGTTTCTTTTTGACTTCCCCAAATAACACCTGACCATGAAAAACTTTCTCCCTACGAATGTGGCTTTGATCCCCTAGGTTCCGCTCGTCTACCCTTCTCTCTCCGCTTCTTCCTGGTTGCAATCCTTTTCCTCCTATTCGATTTGGAAATTGCACTGCTCCTTCCCCTTCCTTGAGGGGATCAACTTTCTTCCCCCCTCATAACATTCACCTGAGCCTTCGCTGTTCTTATATTACTAACCCTCGGCCTAATTTATGAATGAGCTCAAGGCGGTTTAGAATGAGCTGAATAGGCTGTTAGTTTAAGAAAAACCCTTGATTTCGGCTCAAGAGCTTGTGGTTAAAGTCCATAACCGTCTAATGACCCCCACACATTTCGCCTTTTCCTCTACCTTTCTTCTAGGCCTAGCAGGCCTGGCATTCCACCGAACCCACCTTCTTTCCGCTCTTTTATGTTTAGAAGGTATAATACTCTCCCTCTTTATTGCTCTCTCCATGTGAACCCTTCAACTTAACTCCGCCAACTTCTCAGCCTCTCCTATACTTCTCCTGGCTTTCTCAGCCTGTGAAGCAAGCGCCGGCCTCGCACTACTTGTTGCCACTGCCCGCACTCACGGAACAGACCGACTCCAAAACCTAAATCTTCTGCAATGCTAAAAATTCTCCTCCCCACCATCATGCTTGTCCCCACTATTTGAGCCGTCCCGGCCAAACACCTCTGATCCACCGCCCTTTCCTACAGTCTAATCATCTCCTTAACTAGCCTAACCTGACTAAAATCATCCGCTGAGTCAGGCTGGTCTTTTCTCAGCCCTTACATAGCAACAGACCCCCTCTCCACCCCCCTTCTTGCATTAACCTGTTGGCTTCTCCCCCTGATAATTCTTGCAAGCCAAAACCACACAACGTCCGAACCTTCCTCCCGCCAACGGACCTACATTACCCTCCTTACATCCTTACAAATCTTCCTTATTATAGCCTTCGGCGCAACCGAAATGATCATATTTTATATTATGTTTGAAGCTACCCTTATTCCAACCCTTGTAATCATTACTCGTTGAGGTAATCAAACAGAACGACTAAATGCGGGCACTTATTTTTTATTCTATACACTAGCAGGCTCACTCCCTCTGCTTGTCGCTCTCCTACTGCTCCAAAACAGCACTGGCACCCTATCCCTTCTAACACTACAATATGCCCCCTCCCTACAACTCTCCTCTTTCGCCGATAAACTATGATGAGCCGGCTGCTTGCTCGCCTTCCTAGTAAAAATACCCCTCTATGGGGCCCACCTCTGACTTCCCAAAGCACACGTTGAAGCCCCAATCGCTGGTTCCATAGTACTAGCCGCAGTCTTACTAAAACTAGGAGGCTATGGAATAATACGTATAATAATTATACTAGAACCGCTCACCAAAGAACTCAGCTATCCCTTCATTATCTTCGCCCTCTGAGGGGTGATTATAACTGGCTCAATCTGCCTCCGCCAAACAGACTTAAAGTCCCTAATTGCTTATTCCTCAGTAAGTCATATGGGACTCGTAGCAGCAGGCATTCTAATCCAAACCCCCTGAGGTTTCACAGGCGCCCTTATTCTAATAATCGCACACGGTTTAACTTCCTCCGCCCTCTTTTGCCTAGCTAACACAAACTACGAACGAACTCACAGCCGAACCATAATATTAGCCCGAGGACTTCAAATGGTTTTACCTCTAATAACCGCATGATGATTCATCGCCAGCCTTGCAAACCTTGCCCTCCCCCCTCTGCCAAATCTAATAGGAGAACTCATAATCATTACCTCCCTGTTCCACTGATCCTGATGAACAATTGCACTCACGGGAGCTGGAACCTTAATCACTGCAGGCTACTCCCTGTATATATTTCTTATGACACAACGGGGGCCCCTACCAGCACATATTATGTCCCTCGACCCAACACATTCCCGAGAACATCTTCTCCTAGCCCTTCATCTCCTACCCCTGATTCTTCTAATCACCAAGCCCGAATTAATCTGAGGGTGGACCGCCTGTAGATATAGTTTAACAAAAACATTAGATTGTGATTCTAAAGACAGAGGTTAAAACCCCCTTATTCACCGAGAGAGGTTGACAACAACAAAGACTGCTAACTTTTGCCTCTTAGGTTAGACTCCTAAGCTCACTCGCCCCGCTTCTAAAGGATAACAGCTCATCCGTTGGTCTTAGGAACCAAAAACTCTTGGTGCAAATCCAAGTAGCAGCTATGCACCTCACCTCCACCATAATAACCACTAGTCTAATTCTTATTTTTTTATTACTTATATCCCCCATCCTTTCCTCCTTTTCCCCCACCCCCCTCCCCCCCAACTGAGCACTAACCCAAGTTAAAACAGCAGTAAAATGAGCCTTCTTTACTAGCATCCTCCCTCTCTGCCTCTTCCTTAACGAAGGCACAGAAACAATTATTACCAGCTGAACTTGAATAAACACCCACACATTTGATATTAATGTTAGTCTTAAATTTGATATCTACTCAATTATCTTCACCCCTGTCGCCCTCTATGTCACCTGGTCAATTCTAGAATTTGCCTCCTGATATATACATGCCGACCCGAACATAAATCGGTTTTTTAAATACCTCCTAATCTTCCTTATTGCCATGATCATTCTTGTTACCGCAAACAATATATTTCAACTATTCATCGGTTGAGAAGGTGTCGGAATCATATCTTTTCTCCTCATCGGCTGATGATACGGCCGTGCAGACGCAAACACCGCTGCCCTCCAGGCAGTAGTCTATAACCGAGTGGGAGACATCGGCCTAATTTTTGCTATAGCCTGAATTGCAACCTCCCTTAACTCCTGAGAAATACAACAAATATTTACTTTATCCAAAGACTTTGATCTAACTTACCCCCTCATTGGCCTCATCATTGCTGCCACTGGTAAATCCGCCCAGTTTGGCCTCCACCCCTGGCTTCCTTCTGCCATAGAAGGTCCTACGCCGGTCTCTGCCCTACTGCACTCAAGCACCATGGTCGTAGCAGGCATCTTCCTCCTCATCCGCATAAGCCCAATGCTAGAAAACAATCAAACCGCCTTAACCATTTGCCTTTGCTTAGGGGCCCTCACCACCCTCTTTACCGCAACCTGCGCCCTCACCCAAAATGATATCAAAAAAATCGTTGCTTTCTCAACCTCAAGCCAACTGGGTTTAATAATAGTAACAATTGGACTTAACCAACCCCAACTTGCCTTCCTTCACATCTGCACTCACGCATTCTTTAAAGCCATACTTTTCCTCTGCTCAGGGTCTATTATTCATAGCCTAAACGACGAGCAGGACATCCGGAAAATAGGAGGTATACATCACCTGACTCCTTTCACATCTTCCTGCTTAACCATCGGAAGCCTAGCTCTCACAGGAACCCCTTTCTTAGCAGGCTTCTTTTCAAAAGATGCTATTATTGAAGCCTTAAACACATCTTACCTAAACGCCTGAGCCCTATCCCTCACCCTCCTAGCCACTTCCTTCACCGCTATCTACAGCCTCCGGGTAATTTTCTTCGTCTCAATAGGCCACCCCCGCTTCAACCCCCTTTCCCCAATTAACGAAAACAATTCAACAGTTATTAACCCCATCAAACGCCTAGCCTGAGGAAGTATTATCGCCGGTCTCCTAATTACCTCCAACATCACCCCCCTAAAAACACCAGTTATATCCATACCATTCCTTCTCAAAGTTGCCGCCCTAATAGTGACTATTATCGGCCTTCTCACCGCACTAGAACTCGCCTCACTAACCAATAAGCAATACAAACCAACACCAAACCTTTCTCCCCACCATTTTTCTAATATGCTAGGTTTTTTCCCAATAGTTATTCATCGCCTCATCCCCAAACTAAACCTGATTTTAGGACAAACCATCGCCTCCCAAACAGTCGACCAAACGTGATTAGAAAAAATGGGCCCAAAAGCAACTGCTACCCTTAACCTCCCTCTAATTACCACAACTAACAACATTCAGCAGGGCATAATCAAAACCTATCTTTCCCTCTTCTTCTTCACCTTCGGTTTAGCTCTTCTACTATTACTTTATTAGACAGCTCGAAGGGCCCCCCGACTTAAACCCCGCGTTAACTCCAACACCACAAACAACGTTAACAACAACACTCAAGCCCCTATCACCAAAACACCCCCGCCCATCGAGTACATCAAAGCCACCCCTCCAACATCCCCCCGAAAAACCGAAAACTCAACAAATTCATCAGCAGACACTCAAGCCCCCTCGTATCATCCCCCTCAAAATAACACCGCCGCCATGCCCACCCCTAATAAATAAGCCACTATTACCCCTAATACGGGCCAACTCCCTCAACCCTCAGGATAAGGCTCAGCAGCCAATGCTGCCGAATATGCAAACACTACTAATATTCCCCCCAAATAAATCAAAAATAAAATTAAAGATAAAAAAGACCCCCCATGCCCCACCAACACTCCACACCCTATACCTGCCACCGCAACCAGCCCTAACGCCGCAAAATACGGCGAAGGGTTAGAAGCAACCGCCGCAAGACCTATTACCAGCCCTAGTAGAAATATAAACATAATATAAACCATAGTTTCTGCCAGGACTTTAA
Proteins encoded:
- the ATP6 gene encoding ATP synthase F0 subunit 6 (TAA stop codon is completed by the addition of 3' A residues to the mRNA) — translated: MMLSFFDQFMSPTYLGIPLIALALSLPWILYPKPTPRWLNNRLITLQGWFINRFTQQIFQPLSLGGHKWAALLASLMLFLITLNMLGLLPYTFTPTTQLSLNMAFAVPLWLATVIIGMRNQPTHALGHLLPEGTPTLLIPVLIIIETISLFIRPLALGVRLTANLTAGHLLIQLIATAAFVLLPLMPTVAILTAVLLFLLTLLEVAVAMIQAYVFVLLLSLYLQENV
- the COX3 gene encoding cytochrome c oxidase subunit III (TAA stop codon is completed by the addition of 3' A residues to the mRNA), which gives rise to MAHQVHAYHMVDPSPWPLTGAVGALLLTSGLAIWMHFHNMTLLTLGLILLLLTMYQWWRDIVREGTFQGHHTPPVQKGLRYGMILFITSEVFFFLGFFWAFYHASLAPTPELGGCWPPTGITPLDPFEVPLLNTAVLLASGVTVTWAHHSIMEGHRKEAIQSLTLTILLGFYFTFLQAMEYYEAPFTIADGVYGSTFFVATGFHGLHVIIGSTFLAICLLRQVLYHFTSEHHFGFEAAAWYWHFVDVVWLFLYISIYWWGS
- the ND3 gene encoding NADH dehydrogenase subunit 3 (TAA stop codon is completed by the addition of 3' A residues to the mRNA) — its product is MNLITTMLIISITLSTILAIVSFWLPQMTPDHEKLSPYECGFDPLGSARLPFSLRFFLVAILFLLFDLEIALLLPLPWGDQLSSPLMTFTWAFAVLMLLTLGLIYEWAQGGLEWAE
- the ND4L gene encoding NADH dehydrogenase subunit 4L, yielding MTPTHFAFSSTFLLGLAGLAFHRTHLLSALLCLEGMMLSLFIALSMWTLQLNSANFSASPMLLLAFSACEASAGLALLVATARTHGTDRLQNLNLLQC
- the ND4 gene encoding NADH dehydrogenase subunit 4 (TAA stop codon is completed by the addition of 3' A residues to the mRNA) produces the protein MLKILLPTIMLVPTIWAVPAKHLWSTALSYSLIISLTSLTWLKSSAESGWSFLSPYMATDPLSTPLLALTCWLLPLMILASQNHTTSEPSSRQRTYITLLTSLQIFLIMAFGATEMIMFYIMFEATLIPTLVIITRWGNQTERLNAGTYFLFYTLAGSLPLLVALLLLQNSTGTLSLLTLQYAPSLQLSSFADKLWWAGCLLAFLVKMPLYGAHLWLPKAHVEAPIAGSMVLAAVLLKLGGYGMMRMMIMLEPLTKELSYPFIIFALWGVIMTGSICLRQTDLKSLIAYSSVSHMGLVAAGILIQTPWGFTGALILMIAHGLTSSALFCLANTNYERTHSRTMMLARGLQMVLPLMTAWWFIASLANLALPPLPNLMGELMIITSLFHWSWWTIALTGAGTLITAGYSLYMFLMTQRGPLPAHIMSLDPTHSREHLLLALHLLPLILLITKPELIWGWTA